The following are encoded together in the Arcticibacterium luteifluviistationis genome:
- a CDS encoding bifunctional alpha/beta hydrolase/OsmC family protein, translating to MPKLEIPNAKGYLLNAFLDLPANQKPSQYAIFGHCFTCSGSLNAVKNISRELTKHGFGVLRFDFTGLGLSEGNFSESHFTANVNDLMDVSEFMKTNYKAPSLLVGHSLGGAAVLVAASKLDSIKAVATIGAPSTVEHVKHLFVTEQTDFEAENLVKVNIGGRPFSIDKNFVDNFDQTDLKKIVHGLKKPYLILHSPQDNIVGIENAQELFEQAFHPKSFVSLDNADHLLMKKEDSEYAGSVIGSWAERYIPASENKTISTEGEQVVGHLDLIQDNFTTSIQTKKHSLIADEPSSVGGDDFGPNPYELLNAGLAACTVMTLKLYAQRKKWDLQEVYVYISHSKKHSDDISVETTKVGQLDLINKKLKFIGNLTEEQSLRLKEIASKCPVHRTLTSDAIVIETELL from the coding sequence ATGCCGAAACTCGAAATCCCAAACGCCAAAGGTTACCTCTTAAATGCCTTTTTAGATTTACCTGCCAACCAAAAACCTTCGCAATACGCCATCTTTGGACATTGTTTCACCTGCAGCGGAAGCTTAAATGCTGTCAAAAATATCAGCAGAGAGCTGACCAAACATGGTTTTGGAGTATTACGGTTTGATTTTACAGGTTTGGGACTGAGCGAGGGTAACTTTAGCGAAAGTCATTTTACTGCCAATGTGAACGACCTTATGGATGTAAGTGAATTCATGAAAACCAATTATAAAGCCCCTTCCCTACTTGTTGGGCATTCGCTGGGTGGTGCGGCAGTTTTAGTGGCTGCTTCAAAACTGGATAGCATAAAAGCCGTTGCCACCATAGGTGCACCTTCTACTGTAGAGCATGTTAAACATCTCTTTGTTACCGAACAGACAGATTTTGAAGCGGAAAACTTAGTCAAAGTCAATATTGGCGGTAGGCCGTTTAGCATTGATAAAAACTTTGTAGACAATTTTGACCAGACCGATTTAAAGAAAATTGTTCATGGACTAAAAAAGCCTTATTTGATTCTTCATTCGCCGCAAGATAACATTGTAGGTATAGAAAACGCCCAAGAACTATTTGAGCAGGCATTCCATCCTAAGAGTTTTGTCTCTTTGGACAATGCAGACCATTTGCTCATGAAAAAAGAAGATAGCGAATATGCGGGTTCGGTGATAGGTTCTTGGGCTGAAAGATACATTCCAGCATCGGAAAATAAGACTATCAGTACGGAAGGTGAGCAAGTAGTGGGACACTTAGACCTTATTCAGGATAACTTTACCACGTCTATTCAAACCAAAAAACATAGCTTAATAGCGGATGAACCTAGCTCTGTAGGTGGCGATGATTTTGGGCCTAATCCTTATGAATTACTAAATGCAGGACTAGCGGCATGTACAGTTATGACGCTGAAATTATATGCACAGAGAAAGAAATGGGATTTACAAGAAGTCTATGTTTACATCAGTCATTCCAAAAAACATTCCGACGATATTTCTGTAGAAACAACAAAGGTGGGGCAACTCGACTTAATCAATAAAAAGTTAAAATTCATTGGAAACCTTACTGAAGAGCAAAGTCTACGATTAAAAGAAATAGCGTCTAAGTGCCCCGTTCATAGAACGCTCACCTCCGACGCCATTGTGATAGAAACTGAACTGTTATAA